AGCTATAGTAAAACAACCATACATAAAAGAGGGCGAAGAATATGATAAAAATGATGATTGTAGACGATGAACCGTTAATTAGAAAAGGATTTACTATAACTATTGATTGGGAATCTTATGGAATTGTTATTGTTGGGGAGGCAGCTAATGGGAAGGAAGCTTTAGTAAAGATTGAGAAATTAGAACCTGATATAATAGTTACTGATATAAAAATGCCTATTATGGATGGTATTGATCTGTCAAAAGAAATAACAAAAAAGTATAGTGATATAAAGATAATAATATTAAGTGGTTATAATGAATTTGAATATGCACAGCAAATCTTAAAAACTAATGCATGTGATTATTTATTGAAACCTGTTAATGTGGAGGAATTAATAAAACTTGTAATTAAGTTAAAAGGTGAAATTATAAAACATAAGGAAAAAAAAGAAATTATTAATAAAAAAGATAAATTGATAGAATGTTACAAGGATGATATTAAATCAAAAATTCTAAAAGATATATTAATACCCAATTATAGTAGTTCTAATGATATATTAGAACAAGCAAAATTTATTGGATTGGATTTAGAAGGTGAAAGTTATTGTGTATTCATAGTTAAAATGGATATGGAGGTTGCTAAGGGCCAAAGATATCTTACTAAGAAACAAAAAGATATTGGTAATTTAATAAGGGACATTCTACAAATATATAATTTTAAAGGATTTATATGCTACACACATTATAATTTTTTGGCATGTATTTTGGTAAATAATAAAGAACTTAAAAATGCATATATTCAATTCTATGAGAATTTAAAAGATAACCTTTCTAAAAGTATAGAAGAAAAATTTTGTATTGGTGTTGGGACAATATGTAATAATATTCATGAGATAAGTGATTCCTATAAAAATGCAAAATACGTTTTGGATAATTTAACTTTCTTAGGTAAAAATTCAGTAGTTTTTTATGATAATAAGGATTCTAATATAAATAAATATAAAAAAATAGTTAAAGTAGCAATAGATTATGTTTATGCCAATTATGATAGAAATATAACTCTAGCTCAAGTCGCAGAGTTTGTTTTAATATCTCCGAATTATTTTAGCAAAATTTTTAAAGAAGAAACTAATAAAAATTTTATCGATTGGTTAAATGAATTACGTATACATAAAGCTAAAAATTTATTAAAAGATCCATTACTTAAAATATATGAAGTGGCTGAAAAAGTTGGATATAGCGATTATAAATATTTTTCTTATAATTTTAAGAAATATACAGGGATTTCTGCAAAAGATTATAGAGAAAAAAATAATTAATATTTATTTAGAAATGTCAAAAATTCAGAATTAAAGTATAGATTATGTAAATAAATATTATTATAAGTAAATATTAGACAGAGATTTGAATGTGAATATGTGGATGATGTTCTGCCGACATAAAAAAGGAGTTTGACTATAAAAATTAGTGAAACATATAGTTATACGAGAAAGGCTCACGAATAGATTGTGAGCTTTTTATTAAATTAGGAAAGTTCTACTTCCTATTTCCTTGATATCTTTTATGAGGCGTAGTCCTCTTTGTTCTTGCAATTTGTTTCAATATGAAACTAATTCCTTGACATATTAAATGAATTATGATAATTTGAATGTAGTAAAACATATTAAATTGCAGAAAAAACCATATTAATAGAATTTATAAAATAATAGTTTCATAATGAAATAAAGGATGAAAATAAATGTATATGATAAATAATAAAAATCTATCTGGAAATAAAATGATTCTACTTAACTATGTAAGAATAAATGAGCTAGTATCTAGGACTGATATATGTAATAATACATTATTATCAAAACCTACGGTATCTAGAATTACTGATGAATTAGTCAAAAATAATTTATTGATTGAAGTCGCTGATTCATATGTCACTAATGCAAACATTGGAAGAAAACCTATACTATTAAAGATCAATCCCAAAGCTTTTTATTGTGTAGGGATAGATATAGAAAGGACAAGTATTAAAGG
This DNA window, taken from Vallitalea longa, encodes the following:
- a CDS encoding response regulator transcription factor, whose protein sequence is MIKMMIVDDEPLIRKGFTITIDWESYGIVIVGEAANGKEALVKIEKLEPDIIVTDIKMPIMDGIDLSKEITKKYSDIKIIILSGYNEFEYAQQILKTNACDYLLKPVNVEELIKLVIKLKGEIIKHKEKKEIINKKDKLIECYKDDIKSKILKDILIPNYSSSNDILEQAKFIGLDLEGESYCVFIVKMDMEVAKGQRYLTKKQKDIGNLIRDILQIYNFKGFICYTHYNFLACILVNNKELKNAYIQFYENLKDNLSKSIEEKFCIGVGTICNNIHEISDSYKNAKYVLDNLTFLGKNSVVFYDNKDSNINKYKKIVKVAIDYVYANYDRNITLAQVAEFVLISPNYFSKIFKEETNKNFIDWLNELRIHKAKNLLKDPLLKIYEVAEKVGYSDYKYFSYNFKKYTGISAKDYREKNN